A region from the Sphingopyxis lindanitolerans genome encodes:
- the crtY gene encoding lycopene beta-cyclase CrtY produces the protein MAAPDSDSCDIAIVGGGLAGGLAMLALARRRLDLDVRLIEPGAVGGNHIWSFFDADIDADDRWLVEPLIGHRWDGYDVAFPAYWRGVPMAYNSITGEAVAEAVAAVLPAGRLIAKSAILLAPGSVGFDDGTRLVARHVIDARGVGDLTGIECGWQKFVGQALRIEGGHGLARPVVMDATVEQIGGYRFVYCLPFDAETVFVEDTYYSDDAALDVAAVRERIAAYAAAQGWNVTEVEREETGWLPVVMAGDFDAVWPEEDGVARIGVRAGLFHATTGYSLPDAVCTAAALPWMVDRPDLGAALRKGAARAWRRQRFYRMLDAMLFRAAAPEERYRIFERFYRLSPGLIARFYAGASTARDKLRILSGKPPVPIGRALAALARFDWR, from the coding sequence ATGGCTGCGCCCGATAGTGACTCCTGCGACATCGCCATCGTCGGCGGCGGGCTTGCGGGCGGTCTCGCCATGCTGGCGCTGGCGCGGCGGCGGCTGGACCTCGACGTTCGGCTGATCGAGCCGGGCGCGGTCGGTGGCAACCATATCTGGTCCTTTTTCGATGCCGATATCGATGCCGATGACCGCTGGCTGGTCGAGCCGCTGATCGGCCACCGCTGGGACGGCTATGACGTCGCGTTTCCCGCCTATTGGCGCGGCGTGCCGATGGCCTATAACAGCATCACCGGCGAAGCGGTCGCCGAGGCGGTCGCCGCGGTGCTTCCCGCCGGTCGGCTGATCGCCAAATCGGCAATCCTGCTCGCGCCGGGATCGGTCGGCTTCGACGACGGCACCCGGCTGGTCGCGCGCCACGTCATCGATGCGCGCGGGGTCGGCGACCTCACCGGCATCGAGTGCGGCTGGCAGAAATTCGTCGGGCAGGCACTACGGATCGAGGGCGGCCACGGCCTCGCGCGGCCGGTCGTGATGGATGCGACGGTCGAGCAGATCGGCGGCTACCGCTTCGTCTATTGCCTGCCGTTCGACGCGGAGACAGTCTTCGTCGAGGACACTTATTACAGCGACGATGCCGCGCTCGACGTCGCGGCGGTGCGCGAGCGGATCGCGGCCTATGCCGCGGCGCAGGGCTGGAACGTCACCGAAGTCGAACGCGAAGAAACGGGTTGGCTGCCCGTGGTCATGGCGGGCGATTTCGATGCGGTCTGGCCCGAGGAGGATGGCGTCGCGCGCATCGGTGTCCGCGCGGGGCTCTTTCACGCGACGACGGGCTATTCCTTGCCCGATGCCGTTTGCACCGCGGCTGCGCTGCCATGGATGGTCGATCGGCCCGATTTGGGTGCCGCGCTGCGAAAGGGGGCGGCCAGGGCGTGGCGGCGCCAGCGCTTCTATCGCATGCTCGACGCGATGCTGTTCCGCGCTGCCGCGCCCGAAGAACGCTATCGCATCTTTGAACGCTTCTACCGTCTCTCCCCCGGCCTGATCGCGCGTTTCTATGCCGGCGCGTCGACGGCGAGGGACAAGCTGCGCATATTGTCGGGCAAACCGCCGGTGCCGATCGGCAGAGCGCTCGCCGCGCTCGCACGGTTCGACTGGCGATGA
- a CDS encoding GNAT family N-acetyltransferase: MHAAVPFIESATPDDARPIAVIYAHHVAHGTATYDIEARSVLATAGLISEHRAKGWPFLVARGADGSLAGYAYASQFRPRAAYAWACEDSIYIDPTWQGRGIGRALLEALLVAAEAAGFRTMVAVIGGAEPASIALHARYGFAHAGRLDATGWKHGRWLDTVYMQRALGAGAASPPAE; the protein is encoded by the coding sequence ATGCACGCCGCTGTCCCCTTCATCGAATCCGCGACACCTGACGATGCGAGGCCGATCGCTGTCATCTACGCCCATCATGTCGCGCACGGCACTGCGACCTATGACATCGAGGCGCGCAGCGTGCTCGCCACCGCGGGATTGATCTCGGAGCATCGGGCGAAGGGCTGGCCATTCCTCGTCGCGCGCGGCGCGGACGGCTCGCTCGCAGGCTATGCCTATGCCAGCCAGTTCCGGCCGCGCGCCGCCTATGCCTGGGCGTGCGAGGACAGCATCTATATCGATCCCACCTGGCAGGGTCGCGGCATCGGCCGCGCACTGCTCGAAGCATTGCTGGTCGCCGCCGAGGCGGCAGGCTTTCGCACGATGGTCGCGGTGATCGGCGGCGCCGAGCCCGCGTCGATCGCGCTCCACGCGCGCTACGGCTTTGCCCATGCCGGGCGCCTCGACGCGACGGGGTGGAAGCATGGCCGCTGGCTCGACACCGTCTATATGCAGCGCGCGCTCGGCGCGGGCGCAGCCAGTCCGCCCGCCGAATGA
- a CDS encoding sterol desaturase family protein yields MSAAAAIALAALAMTAIVGGRYLISSGAFAFATRVRHPGLYRGLEGQMRREIGWSLASAAIYGVPAGVVAWGWQARGWTRIYTDLHAFPLWYLPVSLFAYLLIHDMWFYWTHRLMHRPWLFRIAHAVHHQSRPPTAWAAMSFHPVEAISGAIVIPALVFLIPIHVAALGLVLAIMTVMGVGNHMGWEMFPRALVHGPAGRWLITATHHEAHHAAYRGNYGLYFRFWDKACGTDIGLGSFAAAGRRERADAHSDG; encoded by the coding sequence ATGAGCGCGGCGGCGGCCATCGCGCTGGCGGCGCTCGCGATGACGGCGATCGTCGGGGGTCGCTATCTCATCAGCAGCGGTGCCTTCGCCTTCGCGACGCGGGTCCGGCATCCCGGCCTCTATCGCGGGCTCGAAGGGCAGATGCGGCGCGAGATCGGCTGGAGCCTCGCGAGCGCCGCCATCTATGGCGTGCCCGCGGGCGTCGTCGCCTGGGGATGGCAGGCACGCGGCTGGACGCGCATCTATACCGACCTTCATGCCTTTCCGCTCTGGTATCTGCCGGTCAGTCTCTTCGCCTATCTGCTGATCCACGATATGTGGTTCTATTGGACGCATCGGCTGATGCACCGGCCGTGGCTGTTCCGCATCGCCCACGCGGTTCATCACCAAAGTCGGCCGCCGACGGCGTGGGCGGCGATGAGCTTTCACCCCGTCGAGGCGATCAGCGGCGCGATCGTCATTCCGGCGCTGGTCTTTCTGATCCCGATCCATGTCGCGGCGTTGGGGCTGGTGCTCGCCATCATGACGGTGATGGGCGTCGGCAATCATATGGGGTGGGAGATGTTCCCGCGCGCGCTGGTCCATGGACCGGCGGGGCGATGGCTGATAACCGCGACGCATCACGAGGCGCATCATGCCGCCTATCGGGGGAATTATGGCCTCTATTTCCGCTTCTGGGACAAGGCGTGCGGCACCGATATCGGGCTTGGTTCTTTTGCCGCTGCTGGTCGCCGCGAGCGCGCCGACGCCCACTCCGACGGTTGA
- a CDS encoding DUF2141 domain-containing protein yields MVLLPLLVAASAPTPTPTVEVSITGLRNMKGQILVCLTANPKAFPDCSKDKGSVRMAVKAADTGDFLIHAPAAGTYAIAVVHDENGNNKMDLAIFLPREGFGFSRNPAIRMGPPKFQAASFVVAGEVRQTIRMKYML; encoded by the coding sequence TTGGTTCTTTTGCCGCTGCTGGTCGCCGCGAGCGCGCCGACGCCCACTCCGACGGTTGAGGTCAGCATCACCGGGCTGCGCAACATGAAGGGGCAGATCCTCGTCTGCCTGACCGCCAATCCCAAGGCCTTTCCCGACTGCAGCAAGGACAAGGGGTCGGTCCGCATGGCGGTGAAGGCCGCCGACACGGGCGATTTCCTGATCCACGCCCCCGCCGCCGGCACCTATGCGATCGCGGTCGTCCATGACGAGAACGGCAACAACAAGATGGACCTCGCGATCTTCCTGCCGAGGGAAGGCTTCGGCTTTTCGCGCAATCCGGCGATCCGCATGGGGCCGCCGAAGTTCCAGGCGGCGAGCTTCGTGGTCGCGGGCGAGGTGCGGCAGACGATCCGGATGAAATATATGCTGTAG
- the lnt gene encoding apolipoprotein N-acyltransferase: MTAISHRIIAFADRWPKLLALLLGAVSATGFAPLNLWPLTLLAFAGWMALVARGPRGWRALGVGWAFGVGHFTIGLNWIATAFTYQAAMPAWLGWVAVVLLSLYLAVYPALAAWGAWLLSGRVAPAKSAGSHVPPDTAAGDMTPTPPPFAGATFSFILSFAALWTLTEWLRSWVFTGFAWNPLAAILSSTMIPNLALPTIGTYGLSAIIVILAAWTGFTLLWLANRKNWHQPKSGTWVGLSFLVIFVLPLMAVFLFPSLIPANPTENDGTPITVVQPNVGQQDKWEGDKADANFAKLARLTAPKSDTPRLILWPEAAIPDYLETGYPSVYYDRSPAEARGRLTSLMNAGDVMLLGALKLELARDGSVVGARNAVMTVHADGTLGPRYDKAHLVPYGEYLPMRPLLSAIGLSRLAPGDIDFWPGPGPHTLDLGRFGKAGLQICYEIIFSGQVVDRTHRPDFIFNPSNDAWFGGWGPPQHLAQARLRAIEEGLPVIRATPTGISAVIDADGRVLDSLPMHTAGRIDTFIPKPHAPTLFARYGNALPVGFALLLLAAAIAFRRRGR, encoded by the coding sequence GTGACCGCGATATCCCACCGCATCATCGCTTTCGCCGATCGCTGGCCGAAGCTCCTGGCCCTGTTGCTCGGCGCCGTGTCGGCGACCGGTTTCGCGCCGCTGAACCTCTGGCCGCTGACTCTGCTCGCCTTCGCTGGCTGGATGGCGCTCGTCGCGCGCGGCCCCAGGGGCTGGCGCGCGCTCGGCGTGGGCTGGGCGTTCGGGGTCGGGCATTTCACCATCGGGCTGAACTGGATCGCGACCGCCTTTACCTATCAGGCGGCGATGCCGGCGTGGCTGGGGTGGGTCGCGGTGGTGCTGCTGTCGCTCTATCTTGCGGTCTATCCGGCGCTGGCGGCGTGGGGCGCGTGGCTGTTGTCCGGCCGTGTCGCCCCCGCGAAGAGTGCCGGGAGTCACGTGCCTCCCGACACGGCCGCTGGAGACATGACGCCAACGCCCCCCCCCTTCGCGGGGGCGACGTTCTCCTTCATCCTCTCCTTCGCCGCGCTGTGGACGCTGACCGAATGGCTGCGAAGCTGGGTGTTTACCGGCTTTGCGTGGAATCCGCTCGCCGCGATCCTGTCATCCACGATGATTCCGAATCTCGCTCTGCCAACCATTGGCACCTACGGATTGTCTGCAATCATCGTTATTCTGGCGGCCTGGACAGGCTTCACGCTTCTGTGGTTGGCAAACCGGAAAAACTGGCATCAACCCAAATCCGGGACCTGGGTCGGACTGAGCTTCCTTGTGATTTTCGTGCTGCCTTTGATGGCCGTTTTTCTATTTCCGTCACTCATTCCGGCCAATCCAACCGAAAATGACGGCACCCCCATCACCGTCGTCCAGCCCAATGTCGGCCAGCAGGACAAATGGGAAGGAGACAAGGCCGACGCCAATTTCGCCAAGCTCGCGCGGCTGACCGCACCAAAGTCCGACACCCCGCGCCTGATCCTGTGGCCCGAGGCGGCGATCCCCGATTATCTCGAGACCGGCTATCCGTCGGTCTATTACGACCGCTCGCCCGCCGAAGCGCGCGGGCGGCTGACCAGCCTGATGAACGCGGGCGACGTCATGCTGCTCGGCGCGCTGAAGCTCGAACTCGCCCGCGACGGCAGCGTCGTCGGCGCGCGCAACGCGGTGATGACGGTCCACGCCGACGGCACGCTCGGCCCGCGCTACGACAAGGCGCATCTTGTCCCTTATGGCGAATATCTGCCGATGCGGCCGTTGCTCTCGGCGATCGGCCTGTCGCGCCTGGCCCCCGGCGACATTGATTTCTGGCCCGGCCCCGGCCCGCACACACTCGACCTAGGCCGCTTCGGCAAGGCCGGGCTGCAAATCTGTTATGAGATCATCTTTTCGGGGCAGGTCGTCGACCGCACCCATCGCCCCGATTTCATTTTCAACCCCTCGAACGATGCCTGGTTCGGGGGCTGGGGTCCGCCGCAGCATCTGGCGCAGGCGCGGCTGCGCGCGATCGAGGAAGGATTGCCCGTCATCCGCGCGACGCCAACCGGGATCAGCGCGGTGATCGATGCCGATGGCCGTGTTCTCGACTCGCTGCCGATGCACACGGCAGGCCGCATCGACACCTTCATTCCCAAGCCGCACGCCCCGACGCTGTTCGCGCGATATGGCAACGCTCTGCCTGTCGGATTTGCATTGCTGTTGCTCGCCGCCGCCATTGCCTTTCGGCGGCGTGGACGCTAA
- the metK gene encoding methionine adenosyltransferase, which yields MRNSFLFTSESVSEGHPDKVADQISDSIVDLFLSKDAEARVACETLTTTQLVVLAGEIRCKGVFEDGEWAPGALAEIEATVRNTVKDIGYEQAGFHWNQFRFENNLHGQSAHIAQGVDESADKDEGAGDQGIMFGYASDETPDLMPATLDYSHKILERMAADRKAGIAPFLEPDAKSQVTLRYANERPVEATAIVVSTQHAPGYFFHGGEGDEAKYQELRKYVLGVIADVLPAELLTANTVYHINPTGRFEIGGPDGDAGVTGRKIIVDTYGGASPHGGGAFSGKDPTKVDRSAAYVTRYLAKNIVAAGLARRCTIQLSYAIGVAEPLSIYIDLHGTAAEGVTEAALEQAIPQLVRLTPKGIRTHLGLNKPIYKQTAAYGHFGRQATGEAFPWERTDLTDRLKAAIAR from the coding sequence ATGCGCAACAGCTTCCTCTTCACCTCCGAAAGCGTTTCCGAAGGTCATCCCGACAAGGTCGCCGACCAGATTTCGGATTCGATCGTCGACCTGTTTCTGTCGAAGGATGCGGAAGCCCGCGTCGCGTGCGAAACGTTGACCACAACGCAGCTCGTCGTGCTCGCGGGCGAAATCCGCTGCAAAGGCGTGTTCGAAGATGGCGAATGGGCGCCCGGCGCGCTCGCGGAGATCGAGGCGACGGTGCGCAATACCGTCAAGGACATCGGCTATGAACAGGCCGGTTTCCACTGGAACCAGTTCCGGTTCGAGAACAACCTCCACGGCCAGTCGGCGCATATCGCGCAGGGCGTCGACGAAAGCGCGGACAAGGACGAAGGCGCGGGCGACCAGGGCATCATGTTTGGCTATGCGTCGGACGAAACCCCCGACCTGATGCCCGCGACACTCGACTATAGCCACAAGATCCTCGAGCGTATGGCCGCCGACCGCAAGGCGGGAATCGCCCCCTTCCTCGAACCCGATGCCAAGAGCCAGGTCACGCTGCGCTACGCCAACGAACGCCCGGTCGAAGCGACCGCGATCGTCGTGTCGACCCAGCACGCGCCGGGCTATTTCTTCCACGGCGGCGAAGGCGACGAAGCGAAATATCAGGAGCTGCGCAAATATGTGCTCGGCGTGATCGCCGACGTGCTCCCCGCCGAGCTGCTCACCGCGAACACCGTCTATCATATCAACCCCACCGGCCGCTTCGAGATCGGCGGCCCCGACGGCGACGCCGGGGTGACCGGCCGCAAGATCATCGTCGACACCTATGGCGGTGCCAGCCCGCACGGCGGCGGCGCCTTCAGCGGCAAGGATCCGACCAAGGTCGACCGCTCGGCCGCCTATGTCACGCGCTACCTCGCCAAGAATATCGTCGCCGCCGGTCTCGCGCGCCGCTGCACGATCCAGCTGAGCTACGCGATCGGCGTCGCCGAGCCGCTGTCGATCTATATCGACCTGCACGGCACCGCCGCCGAGGGCGTGACCGAAGCCGCGCTCGAGCAGGCGATCCCGCAGCTCGTCCGCCTGACGCCAAAGGGCATCCGCACCCACCTCGGCCTCAACAAGCCGATCTACAAGCAGACCGCCGCTTATGGTCATTTCGGCCGTCAGGCGACCGGCGAGGCTTTCCCGTGGGAACGCACCGACCTCACCGACAGGCTGAAGGCGGCGATCGCCCGATAA
- the trmB gene encoding tRNA (guanine(46)-N(7))-methyltransferase TrmB, with product MTAYKSGDPTTLNRLYGRAKGKPLRAGQQDLVDTLLPQIAVPTEGDVTAERLFGHDRPLHFEIGFGGGEHMAGRADMLPDHGFIGAEPFLNGVAQALVHVSGDPHLAEKGRAHLPLANIRIHHGDALEVLRRIADGALSFAYLLHPDPWPKARHAKRRMMNDGPIDLIAAKLKPGGEFRFGTDHPVYLAHALMVMRRHRHQFEWQARDAKDFLVRPGGWPETRYEAKARAQGHEVWYFRWRRI from the coding sequence ATGACGGCTTATAAATCGGGCGATCCAACCACTCTCAACCGCCTCTACGGCCGCGCCAAGGGCAAGCCCCTGCGCGCGGGTCAGCAGGATCTCGTCGATACTCTGTTGCCGCAGATCGCGGTGCCGACCGAGGGCGACGTGACGGCCGAACGGCTGTTCGGCCATGACCGGCCGCTGCATTTCGAAATCGGCTTCGGCGGCGGCGAACATATGGCGGGGCGCGCCGACATGCTGCCCGATCACGGCTTCATCGGCGCCGAACCCTTTCTCAACGGCGTCGCGCAAGCGCTCGTCCATGTCTCGGGCGACCCCCATCTTGCGGAAAAAGGACGCGCGCATCTGCCGCTCGCCAATATCCGTATCCATCATGGCGACGCGCTCGAAGTGCTGCGCCGCATAGCCGACGGCGCGCTGAGTTTCGCCTATTTGCTCCACCCCGATCCCTGGCCGAAGGCGCGCCACGCGAAACGGCGGATGATGAACGACGGCCCGATCGACCTGATCGCCGCCAAGCTGAAGCCCGGCGGCGAATTCCGCTTCGGCACCGACCACCCGGTCTATCTGGCCCATGCCCTGATGGTGATGCGCCGCCATCGCCATCAGTTCGAATGGCAGGCGCGGGACGCAAAGGATTTCCTCGTCCGCCCCGGCGGCTGGCCCGAAACCCGCTACGAAGCCAAAGCGCGCGCGCAGGGGCACGAGGTCTGGTATTTTCGCTGGAGGCGTATATAG
- a CDS encoding tyrosine-type recombinase/integrase: MLSFPQLRGNFRHGDCRVIAGNAVLGDQFMASGKITKRSVDALISSGQHDILWDDSIKGFGAKRTKAGAVSYVLQFRMGGRESKTRRYTIGSHGSPWTPATARAEAERLAILIAQGTDPGEAERQRRRESVDLAFDNYSDRFADACVGEGWRRLVKRSLELHVKPVLGSKPLPNLTRIDIVAVFDRMPRAQIANIRNVFAVLRRLLRWAVSRGDIDRSPMEGMETPPPVKPRDRWLSDEELGRIWMTAPNTHSCFGPIIRLLIVTGQRREEVSSLRWEELNRKDLLWTLPGERAKNGEPNRIPLNELAVAILDEVAGSTIWPRSGRMFTTSRGGRFTGYSKGKIKLDLLMSQDGREPLPDWRLHDLRRTLATGFQRLGVRFEVTEAVLNHVGGSRAGVAGIYQRHDWKDEKREAMKSWNDHLATIIRLANMAPDRAW; the protein is encoded by the coding sequence ATGCTATCTTTTCCCCAATTACGCGGCAATTTCCGCCACGGTGATTGCCGGGTGATTGCTGGAAACGCCGTATTGGGAGACCAATTTATGGCAAGCGGAAAGATCACAAAACGGTCGGTCGATGCTCTCATTTCGAGCGGGCAACATGACATTCTTTGGGATGATAGCATAAAGGGTTTTGGCGCAAAGCGAACCAAAGCTGGCGCCGTGTCTTACGTGTTGCAATTCCGAATGGGCGGTCGCGAATCTAAGACGCGTCGCTACACGATAGGCAGCCATGGCTCGCCATGGACGCCAGCCACCGCCAGAGCCGAAGCGGAGCGACTGGCTATTCTGATCGCCCAAGGGACCGATCCAGGCGAAGCAGAGCGGCAACGACGGCGAGAGTCGGTCGATCTAGCCTTCGATAATTACTCTGATCGCTTCGCTGATGCCTGCGTTGGAGAAGGCTGGAGGCGCCTCGTCAAGCGCAGCCTCGAGCTGCATGTAAAGCCTGTCTTGGGATCAAAGCCCCTTCCCAATCTTACGCGAATCGACATCGTTGCCGTCTTCGACCGCATGCCGCGCGCGCAGATCGCAAATATCCGCAACGTCTTCGCTGTTTTGCGCCGCCTTTTGCGCTGGGCCGTCAGCCGGGGAGATATCGATCGGAGTCCGATGGAAGGCATGGAAACCCCGCCCCCGGTCAAACCTCGCGATCGCTGGCTTTCAGACGAGGAGCTTGGCCGCATCTGGATGACGGCGCCAAACACGCATTCCTGTTTCGGACCCATCATCCGCCTTCTGATCGTCACCGGTCAGCGACGAGAGGAGGTTTCGTCGCTGCGTTGGGAGGAACTCAACCGTAAAGATCTCCTATGGACCCTGCCCGGCGAACGGGCAAAGAATGGCGAGCCCAACCGAATTCCGCTCAACGAACTTGCAGTTGCGATCCTCGACGAGGTTGCCGGGTCGACTATCTGGCCGCGTAGCGGCAGGATGTTCACGACCTCCAGGGGCGGAAGGTTCACCGGATATAGCAAAGGCAAGATCAAGCTCGACCTGCTTATGTCGCAAGACGGCCGCGAACCGTTACCGGACTGGCGACTGCATGACTTGAGACGAACTCTTGCAACCGGGTTTCAACGGCTAGGCGTTCGATTTGAAGTGACCGAAGCTGTGCTCAACCACGTCGGAGGTTCCCGCGCGGGCGTCGCCGGTATCTACCAGCGCCACGACTGGAAGGACGAGAAGCGCGAAGCAATGAAGAGTTGGAACGATCATCTGGCAACGATCATTCGTTTGGCGAATATGGCGCCTGATCGCGCATGGTAA
- a CDS encoding GntR family transcriptional regulator, with amino-acid sequence MNKKDEIYDLLVSRMVGAQYNFGQRVSVKDLVSDTGASRQPIMAALNRLSSEGFVRIIPQVGCEVINPSYYEIADFYIMFERLEGLLTELAAARRTDSQTRDLRALQARILTIDFDEPRSAVIYCELNRAFHQLIHDMAQSPFVDARQNSNFDMSDFFINQAGGFNHFMADTAREHDEIIEAIASKSPARARGLAESHIGAVASSVLAGLRKHRAAA; translated from the coding sequence GTGAACAAGAAGGATGAAATTTACGATCTTCTCGTTAGCCGAATGGTTGGCGCGCAATATAATTTTGGCCAGCGGGTGTCGGTCAAGGATCTTGTGAGCGATACCGGAGCGAGCCGCCAGCCGATCATGGCCGCGCTCAACCGTTTGAGTTCGGAAGGATTTGTTCGCATAATTCCGCAGGTCGGTTGCGAGGTGATAAATCCAAGCTATTACGAGATCGCAGATTTCTATATCATGTTTGAAAGGCTCGAGGGACTGCTGACGGAACTGGCGGCAGCGCGTCGGACCGATTCGCAAACGCGCGATTTGCGCGCGCTGCAAGCACGTATTCTCACGATCGACTTTGACGAGCCGCGCAGCGCGGTAATTTATTGCGAACTCAACCGTGCCTTCCATCAGCTCATCCACGATATGGCTCAGTCGCCCTTTGTCGACGCGCGGCAGAACAGCAATTTTGACATGTCTGATTTCTTCATCAACCAAGCCGGTGGTTTCAATCATTTCATGGCCGATACCGCACGTGAACATGATGAAATCATTGAGGCGATCGCTTCCAAATCCCCTGCCCGCGCGCGCGGGCTGGCAGAATCACACATCGGCGCGGTCGCCTCGTCGGTGTTGGCGGGCCTGCGAAAACATCGCGCCGCCGCCTAA
- a CDS encoding CaiB/BaiF CoA transferase family protein, whose protein sequence is MTRMLEGILILDLSRVLAGPWATQLMADLGATVIKVERPLEGDDTRRWGPPWLYAGGEATSAYYLCANRGKEAIAVDFTDAEGQQIIRDLAAGCDVVVENFKVGTLKRYGLDAARLREANPALVYCSVTGFGQDGPYSGRPGYDFIAQGMGGLMSVTGSQESGPMKTGVALSDIMTGLYSAIAILAALVRRGNTGEGAHLDVSLLDVTVATLANQAFNFFATGENPPRYGNAHPNIVPYQSFPTADRGINLAIGNDSQFRRLCDAIGRSDLADDPRFGTNGSRAGNKQALEDELAPIFVGAGAASWIERLDAADVPAGPINEISDVFKDAHVLHRGMKISLNHKELGDLPGIASPIKVDGERAVASTPPPLLGENTDSVLRRELGLGDLEVAGLKTRGVIG, encoded by the coding sequence ATGACCCGAATGTTAGAAGGAATTCTGATTCTTGACCTCAGTCGGGTCCTTGCTGGACCTTGGGCAACGCAGCTCATGGCCGATTTGGGCGCCACAGTTATCAAGGTCGAACGCCCGCTCGAAGGGGACGACACGCGTCGTTGGGGGCCGCCTTGGCTTTATGCCGGCGGAGAGGCAACGTCTGCCTATTATCTGTGCGCAAATCGGGGAAAGGAAGCGATTGCCGTCGATTTCACCGACGCCGAGGGACAGCAGATTATTCGAGATTTGGCGGCCGGTTGCGACGTTGTCGTTGAGAATTTCAAGGTCGGGACGCTCAAGCGCTACGGGCTCGACGCTGCGAGGCTGCGAGAGGCCAACCCGGCCCTGGTCTATTGTTCCGTGACGGGCTTTGGCCAAGACGGCCCCTATAGCGGCCGGCCCGGTTATGATTTTATCGCGCAGGGCATGGGCGGATTAATGAGCGTCACGGGTTCGCAGGAAAGTGGCCCGATGAAGACGGGCGTTGCCCTGTCTGACATCATGACGGGTCTCTACTCGGCGATCGCAATCCTGGCAGCTCTTGTCCGGCGGGGAAATACCGGCGAGGGCGCTCATCTCGACGTGTCGTTGCTCGATGTCACCGTTGCCACCCTTGCAAATCAAGCCTTCAACTTTTTCGCCACGGGGGAGAATCCGCCCCGTTATGGCAACGCTCACCCCAACATCGTGCCATACCAGTCTTTCCCGACAGCCGACCGCGGGATCAATCTCGCAATCGGAAACGACTCTCAGTTTCGTCGGCTGTGCGACGCAATTGGGCGGAGTGACCTTGCTGACGACCCACGCTTTGGCACCAATGGTTCGCGGGCCGGAAACAAACAGGCGCTGGAAGATGAGTTGGCGCCGATCTTTGTAGGCGCGGGCGCAGCTTCATGGATAGAACGGCTCGACGCCGCCGATGTCCCGGCTGGTCCGATCAATGAAATTTCGGACGTCTTTAAGGACGCTCATGTTCTGCACCGTGGAATGAAGATTTCGCTCAACCACAAGGAATTGGGTGATCTTCCAGGCATAGCCAGCCCCATCAAAGTCGATGGCGAGCGCGCGGTTGCCTCCACACCACCACCGCTCTTGGGCGAGAATACTGACTCCGTTCTGCGGAGAGAGCTCGGACTGGGCGACTTAGAAGTAGCGGGGCTAAAGACAAGAGGAGTAATAGGGTGA